The following are encoded in a window of Arcobacter arenosus genomic DNA:
- a CDS encoding sulfurtransferase — protein sequence MLRLFLVSLTLFFITSNLFADKLSIELEDLSKVISSSKVIDARSSDLFLKGHLKDSVNLPATITYENKSKNGKITTPTKMQEIIQNLGINVNDSILIYDDGTFFDASRVFWSLEVYGFENVKLINAGFNELKKNSFEISKNPTKVKKSDYIVSINNKRLATKFSTQIATKNDSQIIIDARPEESYVGKKSVAKRFGHIPKAINIPAGHNINDKGENLKLKTLDELKEVYKSLDKNKKIVIYCKIGRIASTNYFALRELGFDVANYDASWKEWGNDFSLPVVNLSEN from the coding sequence ATGTTAAGATTATTTTTAGTTTCATTGACTTTATTTTTTATAACTTCAAACTTATTTGCAGATAAATTAAGTATTGAATTAGAAGATTTATCAAAAGTTATTTCCTCTTCAAAAGTGATTGATGCAAGGAGTAGTGATTTATTTTTAAAGGGTCATTTAAAAGATTCTGTAAATTTACCAGCAACTATTACATATGAAAATAAATCAAAAAATGGGAAAATAACAACTCCAACAAAAATGCAAGAGATTATCCAAAATTTAGGTATTAATGTCAATGATTCTATTTTGATTTATGATGATGGGACTTTTTTTGATGCTTCAAGGGTATTTTGGTCATTAGAAGTTTATGGTTTTGAAAACGTGAAACTTATAAATGCAGGATTTAATGAATTGAAGAAAAATAGTTTTGAAATATCTAAAAACCCAACAAAAGTAAAAAAAAGTGATTATATTGTTTCTATAAACAACAAAAGATTAGCCACTAAATTTTCAACACAAATTGCCACAAAAAATGATTCTCAAATTATAATTGATGCAAGACCCGAAGAATCATATGTAGGGAAAAAGTCTGTTGCAAAAAGATTTGGACATATCCCAAAAGCTATAAATATTCCTGCAGGACACAATATAAATGATAAGGGTGAAAATCTAAAATTAAAAACTCTAGATGAGTTAAAAGAGGTTTATAAAAGCTTAGATAAAAACAAAAAAATAGTGATATATTGTAAAATTGGACGAATCGCTTCAACAAACTATTTTGCCCTAAGAGAATTAGGTTTTGATGTAGCAAATTACGATGCTTCTTGGAAAGAGTGGGGAAATGATTTTAGTCTTCCTGTGGTAAATTTATCAGAAAATTAA
- a CDS encoding EAL domain-containing protein has product MWNKFSIKIQLIIIISLVVVAVEVATMFFVLKIQKEENNKNAIIEAKAITKSLNNDFVKYILNPSADLLSDISFRLKAFQNIKSMLVFDEANNAIYKYGTIDKESTKKYLKDSNTFFTQDSLYIKNNLVVDNYNFGYTILDVDLTSFKMRQEQITNTILVIFPFALIFGSFLAIFFSKSYTKPFLNLLEAMKKSDPTKDNIKYIKTNASNEIKDIFQGFNTQMEQISCASKKLQFQANHDQLTGIYNRFYMDKTIEETLKDANNTKGNNAFLIDLDQFKLINDSVGNEAGDNLLKMLVNHYKQILPKDALFGRIDGDSFSVLLKNSSKEFGKQFLQKSLEALSDFRFSHNNETHSVSASIALVHFKAFEFTLNELLKAVTVSLYTAKQKGRNKSHIYDKSDEKTKQVSIEIDTAKRIKEALGNGPARFELFAQDIVPLQYESDKIGYEILIRMWDKDNNFISPDKFLGAAERYQLMSAIDSYVLWTYLETVTKNKKHINKLHSAHINLAGSSLNNPDFQAKVKEAIEYFDFPWEKLELEITESSAIGSFNMANEFISYLKSKKIGLALDDFGTGMASFEYLKSMPFDVVKIDGSFVKDMHNDPTDKAVIKYIQEIASLKNQETVAEYVETKEDVEELRKIGVTYGQGYYLGKPRALSSWLEE; this is encoded by the coding sequence ATGTGGAATAAGTTTAGTATAAAAATTCAATTAATAATCATCATCTCTTTAGTTGTTGTTGCCGTTGAAGTTGCAACAATGTTTTTTGTATTAAAAATTCAAAAAGAAGAGAATAATAAAAATGCAATAATTGAAGCAAAAGCGATTACAAAATCTTTAAATAATGACTTTGTAAAATATATTTTAAACCCTAGTGCAGATTTGCTTTCTGATATTAGTTTTAGACTAAAAGCTTTTCAAAATATAAAATCTATGTTGGTATTTGATGAAGCAAACAATGCAATTTATAAATATGGAACTATTGACAAAGAGAGTACAAAAAAATATTTAAAAGATTCAAATACTTTTTTTACCCAAGATTCATTATATATAAAAAACAATTTAGTAGTTGATAATTACAATTTTGGATATACCATTTTAGATGTTGATTTAACAAGCTTTAAAATGAGACAAGAACAAATAACAAATACTATTCTGGTAATATTTCCCTTTGCCCTAATTTTTGGAAGTTTCTTAGCTATATTTTTTAGTAAATCCTATACCAAACCATTTTTAAATCTTTTAGAAGCTATGAAAAAAAGTGACCCAACTAAAGATAATATTAAATATATAAAAACAAATGCTAGCAATGAAATAAAAGATATATTTCAAGGTTTTAATACTCAAATGGAACAAATCTCATGTGCTTCTAAAAAACTACAATTTCAAGCAAATCACGACCAATTAACAGGTATTTATAATAGGTTTTATATGGATAAAACCATAGAAGAAACTTTAAAAGATGCTAATAATACAAAAGGAAATAATGCTTTTTTGATTGATTTAGACCAATTTAAATTGATAAATGATTCTGTTGGTAATGAAGCAGGTGATAATTTACTTAAAATGCTTGTAAATCATTATAAACAAATACTTCCTAAAGATGCACTTTTTGGAAGAATCGATGGAGATAGTTTTTCAGTTTTATTAAAAAATAGTTCCAAAGAGTTTGGGAAACAGTTTTTACAAAAAAGTCTTGAAGCATTAAGCGATTTTAGATTTTCCCATAATAATGAAACCCATAGTGTTAGTGCAAGTATTGCCTTAGTTCATTTTAAAGCCTTTGAATTTACATTAAATGAATTATTAAAAGCAGTAACAGTTTCCCTTTACACAGCTAAACAAAAAGGGAGAAATAAATCCCATATCTATGATAAAAGTGACGAAAAAACAAAACAAGTTTCAATAGAGATTGATACGGCAAAAAGGATAAAAGAGGCTTTAGGTAATGGTCCAGCAAGATTTGAACTTTTTGCACAAGATATTGTTCCCTTACAATATGAAAGTGATAAAATAGGCTATGAGATACTTATTCGTATGTGGGATAAAGATAATAATTTCATATCTCCTGATAAGTTTTTAGGTGCTGCTGAAAGATACCAACTTATGAGTGCCATTGATTCATATGTGCTTTGGACATACCTTGAAACAGTTACTAAAAATAAAAAACATATTAATAAACTTCATAGTGCGCACATAAACTTAGCAGGTTCAAGTTTAAATAATCCAGACTTCCAAGCAAAGGTAAAAGAGGCAATTGAATATTTTGACTTTCCATGGGAGAAATTAGAATTAGAGATTACAGAGAGTTCTGCTATTGGAAGTTTTAATATGGCAAATGAATTTATTTCATATTTAAAATCAAAAAAAATAGGACTAGCTTTAGATGACTTTGGTACAGGTATGGCTTCCTTTGAATATCTAAAAAGTATGCCTTTTGATGTTGTTAAAATTGATGGAAGTTTTGTAAAAGATATGCATAATGACCCAACTGATAAAGCTGTCATAAAATATA
- a CDS encoding SIR2 family protein, producing MENIVEKLKDGSLVPFLGMGVFENTVAKDGSQIPYDSDSMILALNNGRAMSPRLMYEYSRAAMSLEQRKGREFIVQMTNHIFSSKEYDLPPTYKWLSQIKPKYVVDTNMDDSLQKVYDDVEHFLITGISRITADYDRFIIYKYDLEKKEYAQIEKEGLTLDLPILFKPMGSTKPQMNFIVSDADFVDWLTEAMGGYALPPQLKEFRADKEYLFMGVDFSRDTFRMVANEITIGLKGGITLLNKEELTKKEDKFIKTHNLENLKLSVNEFIENYA from the coding sequence ATGGAAAATATAGTAGAAAAATTAAAAGATGGTTCATTAGTTCCTTTTTTAGGAATGGGTGTCTTTGAAAATACAGTTGCAAAAGATGGTAGTCAGATACCATATGATAGTGATTCTATGATTTTAGCTTTAAATAATGGAAGGGCGATGAGTCCAAGATTAATGTATGAATATAGCCGAGCTGCTATGAGTTTAGAACAAAGAAAAGGAAGAGAGTTTATTGTTCAAATGACAAATCATATCTTCTCTTCAAAAGAATATGATTTACCTCCTACTTATAAATGGCTCTCACAAATCAAACCTAAATATGTTGTTGATACAAATATGGATGATTCTTTACAAAAAGTTTATGATGATGTTGAGCATTTTTTAATAACGGGTATTTCAAGAATCACAGCTGATTATGATAGATTTATTATATATAAATATGATTTAGAAAAAAAAGAGTATGCACAAATTGAAAAAGAGGGTTTAACTTTAGATTTGCCAATTCTATTTAAACCTATGGGGTCAACAAAACCTCAAATGAACTTTATTGTTTCTGATGCAGATTTTGTTGATTGGCTAACTGAAGCTATGGGTGGTTACGCTTTACCTCCCCAACTAAAAGAGTTTAGAGCAGATAAAGAGTATCTTTTTATGGGAGTTGATTTCTCAAGGGATACTTTTAGAATGGTAGCAAATGAAATAACAATTGGACTAAAGGGTGGAATTACACTTTTAAATAAAGAAGAATTGACAAAAAAAGAGGATAAATTTATTAAAACTCATAATTTAGAAAATCTAAAATTGAGCGTTAATGAATTTATAGAAAATTATGCCTAA